In Paenarthrobacter sp. GOM3, a single window of DNA contains:
- a CDS encoding MFS transporter, with protein sequence MNVSESSDSARLAAVQRWPLYAAGFTTAFGAHAVAAGLGAESADIGLSLLGLGILLALYDIAEVFLKPVFGALSDRIGPKPVIVGGLVAFSLASLIGLWADQPAMLAAARLGQGMAASAFSPASSAGVARLAGGKTGHYFGRYGSWKGLGYAIGPLLGALAIMAGGFALLFLILSALGLVVAAWAAVAVPALAPLPRPRYTIVDVWRQSTERSFLGPTLVLAAATGALGAAVGFLPALAAREGLGTAGSVAVVTVLAVASSLIQPRIGRLRDRGLLADKPGMVAGLVAIALGTLMAGLLPGAGRTYCAAILIGLGIGVATPLAFAHLADSTPPERLGRTMGSAELGRELGDAGGPLLVGGVAVAAGLPWGLGALALAVGAAAFAAPAASPAKNSGAAKNGGASAPPASR encoded by the coding sequence GTGAATGTCTCAGAATCGTCCGACTCCGCGCGCCTCGCCGCAGTCCAACGCTGGCCCCTGTACGCCGCAGGATTTACCACAGCCTTCGGCGCCCATGCCGTCGCCGCCGGGCTGGGGGCGGAAAGTGCGGACATTGGGCTCAGCCTCCTGGGGCTTGGCATCCTGCTGGCTCTGTACGACATCGCCGAGGTGTTCCTCAAACCCGTTTTTGGCGCCCTGAGCGACCGCATCGGTCCCAAGCCAGTCATCGTGGGCGGCCTGGTCGCCTTCTCCCTCGCCTCCCTGATCGGCCTCTGGGCAGATCAACCGGCCATGCTTGCCGCAGCCCGCCTGGGCCAAGGGATGGCAGCGTCGGCGTTCTCCCCTGCATCGTCCGCAGGCGTTGCCCGGCTGGCCGGCGGGAAGACCGGCCACTACTTTGGACGGTACGGCTCGTGGAAGGGACTCGGATACGCCATAGGGCCCCTGCTGGGAGCCTTGGCCATCATGGCCGGCGGCTTCGCTTTGCTGTTCCTCATCCTCTCAGCCCTCGGCCTGGTGGTGGCAGCGTGGGCCGCCGTCGCCGTTCCTGCCCTGGCGCCGCTTCCCCGGCCGCGGTACACCATCGTCGATGTGTGGCGCCAAAGCACGGAGCGCTCGTTCTTGGGGCCAACGCTGGTCCTCGCCGCTGCAACGGGGGCCTTGGGCGCCGCCGTCGGATTCCTCCCGGCACTGGCGGCCCGCGAAGGCCTCGGTACGGCAGGCAGTGTTGCCGTGGTGACGGTCCTCGCCGTTGCGTCATCCTTGATACAGCCACGGATCGGCCGCCTTCGCGACCGCGGCCTGCTCGCCGACAAGCCCGGCATGGTGGCTGGATTGGTAGCCATCGCCCTCGGCACGCTCATGGCGGGGCTCCTGCCTGGTGCCGGCCGGACGTACTGCGCTGCCATCCTCATCGGGCTCGGAATTGGCGTAGCTACGCCGCTGGCCTTCGCCCATCTCGCCGACTCGACGCCTCCCGAACGCCTGGGCCGGACCATGGGGTCGGCAGAGCTCGGACGTGAACTCGGCGACGCGGGAGGCCCCTTGCTGGTGGGCGGAGTTGCGGTCGCCGCAGGCCTGCCCTGGGGACTAGGCGCGTTGGCCCTGGCAGTGGGTGCAGCAGCCTTTGCAGCCCCGGCCGCCAGCCCGGCAAAGAACAGCGGCGCGGCTAAGAACGGCGGCGCATCGGCTCCGCCAGCCAGCCGCTAA
- a CDS encoding Chromate resistance protein ChrB yields MIDERWLLILVQVPSQPSRHRVAVWRELRRIGAVPLSPGTWVLPVHPAFDDGLARAEELVAKGGGSWTLVDAAPRNQGADTFRSAYEAARLEEWSEFMADCGKFEQEIAKEISREKFTFAELEEEEQSLERLRRWFRELKSRDVLHLPQAGEAADHLARCVTALEHYASMVYEVTLPQ; encoded by the coding sequence GTGATTGATGAACGTTGGCTGCTGATCCTCGTCCAGGTTCCGTCGCAGCCGTCCCGGCATCGGGTAGCTGTTTGGCGTGAACTCCGCAGGATTGGCGCCGTCCCGTTGTCCCCGGGAACATGGGTCCTGCCCGTCCATCCGGCCTTCGACGACGGACTGGCCAGGGCTGAGGAGCTTGTTGCCAAGGGCGGAGGCTCTTGGACATTGGTGGACGCCGCACCGCGAAACCAGGGTGCGGACACCTTCCGGAGTGCCTACGAAGCGGCCCGGCTGGAGGAGTGGTCCGAGTTCATGGCGGATTGCGGAAAGTTCGAGCAGGAAATTGCCAAGGAAATATCCCGGGAAAAGTTCACCTTCGCAGAACTCGAAGAGGAAGAGCAGAGCCTGGAACGCCTGAGGCGCTGGTTCCGTGAATTGAAGTCCCGCGATGTCCTGCATCTCCCTCAGGCAGGGGAAGCCGCCGACCATCTTGCGCGGTGCGTGACGGCGCTCGAGCACTACGCCTCAATGGTCTATGAGGTCACACTGCCGCAGTAG
- a CDS encoding M56 family metallopeptidase → MFWTSYLLAVLALILAWPVPVLLSRAQWPARSPFTAMVLWQAIALAGGLSMIGAMLVYGLEPVGDNLLAGLRSLAGMVFHNEPTTALGFWHLFALSAAALLTAHLVFTLLLTYYKIERQRRRHRELLALLASPSDDGPGTVVINHDSPVAYCLPGGARSVTVLSDGLMAALEPAELRAVLIHENAHLSQRHDLLLWAFAAWRQALPWFPTTRLAQTAVNSLIEMLADDVALRTESKGTLIKAIAIVASGSSQPTIGTHAFTTGGAVVEGSSVSATGGADSPRTTASRVSRLLSPQPPLTRGLRILVLAASILLLAVPTALLIVPGLLG, encoded by the coding sequence ATGTTCTGGACCTCATACCTGCTTGCGGTCCTGGCATTGATTCTGGCTTGGCCTGTACCCGTCCTGTTGTCACGTGCACAGTGGCCAGCCCGCTCCCCCTTCACCGCCATGGTGCTGTGGCAGGCGATCGCCCTGGCCGGTGGTCTTTCCATGATCGGCGCCATGCTTGTGTACGGCCTGGAGCCCGTGGGCGACAATCTCCTCGCCGGCCTCCGGAGCCTGGCAGGAATGGTCTTCCACAACGAACCCACCACGGCGCTGGGATTCTGGCACCTCTTCGCCCTGTCGGCAGCCGCGCTCCTGACCGCGCACCTGGTCTTCACCCTGCTGCTGACCTACTACAAGATTGAGCGCCAGCGGCGCCGGCACCGCGAACTACTGGCCCTGCTCGCATCACCCTCCGACGACGGCCCGGGAACCGTGGTCATCAACCACGACTCGCCAGTGGCGTACTGCCTGCCCGGCGGCGCCCGCTCAGTGACCGTGCTCTCCGATGGCCTCATGGCGGCCCTCGAACCCGCCGAACTCAGGGCCGTCCTCATTCACGAGAATGCCCACCTTTCCCAACGCCACGACCTCCTCCTGTGGGCCTTCGCCGCCTGGCGGCAGGCCTTACCGTGGTTTCCCACCACCCGGCTCGCCCAGACCGCCGTGAACTCCCTGATCGAGATGCTGGCCGACGACGTCGCCCTCCGGACGGAAAGCAAAGGGACACTCATCAAGGCCATCGCCATCGTCGCCAGCGGCTCGTCCCAGCCGACCATCGGAACCCACGCCTTCACCACGGGAGGCGCGGTGGTCGAGGGCAGTTCAGTCAGCGCTACCGGAGGCGCCGATTCACCGCGTACGACGGCGTCCCGCGTCAGCCGCCTTCTCTCACCGCAGCCTCCGCTCACCAGGGGTCTGCGCATCCTGGTCCTCGCGGCCTCAATCCTCCTGCTGGCCGTCCCGACAGCACTGCTGATTGTGCCGGGACTGCTGGGGTAA
- a CDS encoding BlaI/MecI/CopY family transcriptional regulator — translation MASLGELERAVMDLLWAGQEAATANTLRDLLAQDSEAGDGSAGHQGKDLAVTTVLTVLSRLEKKGLVERERGTRPHRYQAVSSRADHTAELMHEVLGSAPDREAVLARFIGSVTESEAATLRKLLGYN, via the coding sequence ATGGCAAGTCTTGGGGAACTGGAACGGGCAGTCATGGATCTGCTCTGGGCAGGCCAGGAGGCTGCAACTGCCAACACGCTGCGCGACCTGCTCGCGCAGGATTCCGAGGCCGGCGACGGCTCGGCGGGGCACCAGGGCAAGGACCTGGCCGTAACAACGGTCCTTACCGTGCTCTCCCGCCTGGAAAAGAAGGGCCTCGTGGAGCGCGAGCGCGGCACGCGCCCGCACCGTTACCAGGCCGTCTCCAGCCGCGCAGACCACACGGCCGAGTTGATGCATGAGGTCCTTGGCTCCGCTCCTGACCGGGAAGCCGTCCTGGCCCGATTCATTGGCTCCGTCACCGAAAGCGAAGCCGCAACACTGCGCAAACTGCTCGGCTACAATTAG
- a CDS encoding cytochrome ubiquinol oxidase subunit I has protein sequence MDALEIARWQFGITTVYHFMMVPLTIGLGLVVAIIQTLWYRTGKPEYLRMTKFWGKLFLINFIMGVATGIVQEFQFGMAWSEYSRFVGDVFGAPLALEALLAFFVESTFLGLWIFGWKQLKRGVHLACLWIAVIGSVFSAYFIIVANSWMQHPVGVEMVDGRPVMTDAWAVFTNNTALVAVPHTLFGALAVAGAFLLGIAWYHLWRRRHDGIDVVGADGKLIPGEAAIPGRDKADYTVWMTSLRIGAVVAMISFAGTAITGDLQGKLMFEQQPMKMAAAEAACHDGTGFSVLSVGNLGASNCDDIVAVIEVPGILSFLAKGDFTTEVKGVNSLLGEYKEKYGTHLPDNPLYGERAGQEIQYVPVMEVTYWGFRMMIGFGGIAALAALLALWVTCKGVVPQSKWLMRLAVFGILAPFGANAAGWIFTEMGRQPFVVAPNPDMNGIDQVFMFTAAAVSPGVSAGELMTSLVVLTAIYAVLLVVEVKLLVKYIRGGVASAMPELAHAKDTDKHDKNDDGPDKSGDDVLAFAY, from the coding sequence ATGGACGCTTTGGAAATCGCACGCTGGCAATTCGGCATCACTACCGTCTACCACTTCATGATGGTGCCCCTCACCATTGGCCTCGGCCTGGTGGTGGCCATCATCCAGACCCTCTGGTACCGCACGGGCAAGCCCGAGTACCTGCGCATGACCAAGTTCTGGGGAAAGCTGTTCCTCATCAACTTCATCATGGGCGTGGCAACCGGAATCGTGCAGGAATTCCAGTTCGGGATGGCCTGGAGTGAGTACAGCCGGTTCGTGGGGGACGTCTTCGGCGCTCCACTGGCCCTTGAGGCGCTGCTGGCCTTCTTCGTGGAGTCCACGTTCCTCGGACTATGGATTTTCGGCTGGAAGCAGCTCAAGCGCGGCGTGCACCTGGCCTGCCTGTGGATTGCCGTGATCGGCTCGGTCTTTTCCGCGTACTTCATCATCGTGGCCAACTCCTGGATGCAGCACCCCGTTGGTGTTGAGATGGTGGATGGGCGTCCCGTCATGACAGACGCCTGGGCAGTCTTCACCAACAACACAGCCCTGGTTGCAGTACCGCACACCCTGTTCGGCGCACTGGCCGTTGCTGGTGCCTTCCTGCTGGGAATTGCCTGGTACCACCTGTGGCGCAGGCGCCACGACGGCATAGACGTGGTGGGTGCAGACGGCAAGCTGATCCCAGGTGAGGCTGCGATTCCAGGCCGCGACAAGGCCGACTACACCGTGTGGATGACATCGCTAAGGATCGGTGCCGTGGTGGCCATGATTTCCTTCGCCGGAACTGCCATCACCGGCGACCTCCAGGGCAAGCTGATGTTTGAACAGCAGCCCATGAAGATGGCCGCTGCCGAAGCGGCCTGCCACGATGGCACCGGCTTCTCGGTATTGAGCGTGGGCAACCTCGGCGCCTCCAACTGTGACGACATTGTGGCGGTCATCGAAGTCCCGGGCATCCTGTCCTTCCTGGCCAAGGGTGACTTCACCACCGAGGTCAAGGGCGTCAACAGCTTGCTCGGCGAATACAAGGAAAAGTACGGGACCCACCTGCCGGACAACCCGCTCTACGGCGAGCGCGCCGGCCAGGAGATCCAGTATGTTCCCGTGATGGAAGTGACGTACTGGGGCTTCCGCATGATGATCGGCTTCGGTGGTATCGCAGCACTTGCCGCCCTGCTGGCCCTGTGGGTCACCTGCAAGGGCGTGGTGCCCCAGTCCAAGTGGCTCATGCGCCTGGCGGTCTTCGGGATCCTTGCTCCCTTCGGGGCCAACGCGGCCGGGTGGATCTTTACGGAGATGGGACGCCAACCCTTCGTGGTTGCCCCGAATCCTGACATGAACGGCATTGACCAGGTCTTCATGTTTACCGCGGCTGCTGTGTCACCCGGGGTCAGTGCGGGTGAACTCATGACCTCGCTGGTGGTCCTCACTGCCATCTACGCCGTGCTTCTGGTGGTTGAAGTGAAACTGCTGGTCAAGTACATCCGCGGCGGAGTGGCGTCGGCGATGCCTGAACTTGCCCACGCCAAGGACACGGACAAGCACGACAAGAACGACGACGGCCCGGACAAGTCCGGCGACGACGTCCTGGCATTCGCCTACTAG
- the cydB gene encoding cytochrome d ubiquinol oxidase subunit II, whose translation MELLPTIWFVAIAVLWTGYLFLEGFDLGVGMLMKLFARNNTDRRVLLNTIGPVWDGNEVWLLTAAGATFAAFPLWYASLFSALYLPLLCVLAALIFRAVAFEYRGKVDSVRWRNRWDWAIAVGSFVAAFGIGAALALTTTGLPLNDNGDRVGGPMSWFSGYALLGGFGVVAFALVHALAFLALKTDGDVRHRARRWFVRLVPVAVLPMFGWMLAVQFLSGKPWTWALVAAAVVAVVLAWQLARAGSEGRAFSALGAFIVCATASIFGAAFPVVIPSTIDPAFNLTISNASSSDYTLGLMSIVAAVGLPLVIAYQSWTYWVFRRRVSAAHIPEAHGFLPAIAAKVLVSKEPGAAGNQSDKRTRPGA comes from the coding sequence ATGGAACTGTTGCCAACTATCTGGTTCGTGGCCATCGCCGTTCTGTGGACCGGCTACCTCTTCCTGGAGGGCTTTGACCTCGGCGTCGGCATGCTCATGAAGCTGTTCGCACGCAACAACACCGACCGCCGCGTTCTGTTGAACACGATTGGTCCGGTGTGGGACGGCAATGAGGTGTGGCTGCTCACTGCGGCCGGTGCAACCTTCGCTGCATTCCCCCTCTGGTACGCATCTTTGTTCTCGGCGTTGTACCTGCCGCTGCTGTGCGTCCTCGCGGCCCTGATCTTCCGTGCGGTCGCCTTCGAGTACCGGGGCAAGGTGGACTCCGTCCGTTGGCGCAACCGCTGGGACTGGGCCATCGCCGTCGGCTCCTTCGTTGCCGCCTTCGGTATCGGCGCCGCCTTGGCGCTGACAACAACGGGCCTGCCGTTGAACGACAACGGGGACCGCGTGGGTGGCCCCATGTCATGGTTCAGCGGGTACGCACTCCTCGGCGGATTCGGTGTTGTGGCGTTCGCCCTGGTGCACGCACTGGCCTTCCTGGCGCTGAAGACCGACGGCGATGTGCGGCACCGGGCGCGCCGCTGGTTTGTGCGGCTGGTCCCGGTGGCGGTGCTGCCGATGTTCGGCTGGATGCTGGCGGTGCAGTTCCTGAGCGGGAAGCCGTGGACCTGGGCCCTGGTGGCAGCTGCGGTGGTTGCCGTAGTCCTGGCTTGGCAGTTGGCGCGGGCCGGATCTGAAGGCCGGGCATTTAGTGCCCTCGGCGCCTTCATTGTCTGCGCCACCGCCTCGATCTTTGGTGCAGCGTTCCCGGTGGTCATTCCTTCCACGATCGATCCCGCCTTCAACCTGACCATCTCCAACGCTTCGTCCTCGGACTACACACTGGGCTTGATGAGCATTGTTGCCGCAGTTGGGCTGCCGCTGGTGATTGCCTACCAGTCCTGGACGTACTGGGTATTCCGGCGGCGCGTCAGTGCAGCCCACATCCCCGAAGCGCATGGGTTCCTGCCAGCGATCGCCGCGAAGGTCCTGGTTTCGAAGGAACCGGGAGCAGCCGGTAACCAATCTGACAAGCGAACGCGCCCAGGAGCCTGA
- the cydD gene encoding thiol reductant ABC exporter subunit CydD, protein MKPVFPSGPATRSALYTIGLLSALKALSLVLMAQAVAVMLAGLASGSGDWNSGLVWGAVGAFLRSLTVWGQGIASRRAALGVKEELRAGLLRRSLADGAASPVGGMNDGGLAILTTRGLDALDDYYTQYLPALVNCATVPLLIGARILFADWVSAVVIVLTVPLVPLFMVLIGRHTEDSVRDAQTTLRKLSGHILELAKGLPVLVGLGRASEQRAALEDISEQYRSRTMGTLRTAFLSALALELIATISVAVVAVFIGVRLVAGDMALEAGLLALILAPDCYLPLRELGTAHHASDDGRAALETTNAVLGAPTHQRLQSSPGSQEPADTVVTDLSVTYSNRSAAAVGPLSFTAQQGRITALDGDSGTGKSTVLAVLAGLIGPGTGTAVTGHVRGAGLGTVAWVPQHPVMAAETVQQEIELYLDGYDGNTAEAAARVLKKTSAGHLAAKHAAELSPGELRRVALARGLARVEAGATLLLLDEPTAHLDHYSASVVRNAIESLRGSVTVILVAHDAATRALADHLVPVGRKHPYPAPPMGEGAVLPAGGHAEASPANNSAGQDGLVPAAHRSGSLQRLLGVLKPVRWKFAAAGVVAVLAALFAVALSGLSGWLIIRASEQPPILYLLGAIVGVRFFGIGRAVLRYCERLLTHDAVFAAMSRLRGALWATLSRRALSLRRLLQGGNVLGAIVDDVDTLRDLLPRVALPPATAAGVSGAAIIATTLVMPAAVPAVVLVSVIGLALAPLLAVLADRNAAKSEQQVRSVVLKGVAAALDARADLAGNGVGEPVLQDLRSKDRAATVSAQRSAWAEGLGQAVIVLACSLAALWAGVLSAPSVANGSAAPELVAVIVLMLLALVEPFGGIVSAVRQAPALAAVLRRLAASGALDAATASEDPGGGPRPLPDRAGNAGLELRGAAAAWPGGPNVFAGLTAEAGPGRWLSVTGPSGAGKSTFLSVLLGFLPLTQGTAKLTGTAAWCPQEAHLFDSTIRGNLLLSRPAAAKPTEADMHKALADVGLDVLVESLPGGLDARIGPGGSFLSGGERQRLAMARTLLTGASILLLDEPTAHLDAGSAREMMAILRKGLKDVTVVLVTHNPEDIDPADARLELGAAGSAAPTGAAPGAGAAELVGRATPQ, encoded by the coding sequence ATGAAACCCGTGTTCCCTTCCGGCCCGGCTACCCGCTCCGCCCTCTACACGATCGGCCTGCTGTCCGCCCTCAAGGCATTGTCCCTGGTGCTGATGGCGCAGGCGGTGGCGGTGATGCTGGCAGGCCTCGCCTCCGGGTCGGGGGATTGGAACAGCGGACTGGTCTGGGGTGCTGTGGGAGCTTTCCTGCGGTCGCTGACTGTGTGGGGCCAGGGGATTGCCTCCCGCCGGGCCGCCCTGGGCGTCAAGGAAGAGTTGCGCGCCGGGCTGTTGCGGCGGTCACTGGCTGACGGTGCCGCTTCACCGGTAGGGGGAATGAACGACGGCGGCCTGGCGATCCTCACGACGCGCGGCCTGGACGCGCTGGACGACTATTACACGCAATACTTGCCCGCCTTGGTGAACTGCGCAACGGTGCCGTTGCTGATCGGTGCCCGTATCCTGTTCGCCGACTGGGTCAGCGCAGTGGTGATCGTCCTGACCGTTCCCTTGGTTCCGTTGTTCATGGTCCTGATCGGCCGGCACACCGAGGACAGTGTCCGTGACGCGCAGACCACCCTGCGGAAACTCTCCGGGCACATTCTTGAGCTCGCCAAAGGCCTGCCGGTCCTGGTGGGCCTGGGCCGTGCCAGCGAGCAACGCGCAGCCCTGGAGGATATCTCCGAGCAATACCGCAGCCGAACCATGGGCACCCTCCGCACCGCCTTCCTTTCGGCGCTTGCCTTGGAGCTCATAGCCACGATCTCCGTAGCTGTTGTTGCCGTGTTCATCGGTGTCAGGCTCGTCGCTGGGGACATGGCTTTGGAAGCAGGGCTGTTGGCATTGATCCTTGCCCCCGACTGCTACCTGCCCCTCCGGGAACTGGGTACCGCCCACCATGCCAGCGACGACGGCCGCGCCGCCCTCGAAACCACCAATGCCGTGCTGGGAGCACCCACGCACCAGCGACTGCAATCAAGCCCCGGGTCACAAGAGCCTGCCGACACCGTGGTGACCGATCTTTCGGTGACGTACAGCAACAGGTCCGCGGCCGCCGTCGGGCCCCTCAGCTTTACCGCGCAACAGGGCAGGATCACCGCCCTGGACGGGGATAGCGGGACCGGAAAGAGCACCGTCCTCGCTGTCCTGGCCGGGCTCATCGGGCCGGGAACGGGGACAGCGGTCACCGGGCACGTCAGGGGCGCAGGACTAGGGACCGTGGCATGGGTGCCACAGCATCCTGTCATGGCAGCCGAAACCGTCCAGCAGGAAATTGAGCTCTACCTGGACGGCTACGACGGCAACACCGCCGAAGCTGCCGCCCGTGTCCTGAAGAAGACCTCAGCAGGCCACCTGGCGGCCAAGCACGCCGCTGAGCTGAGCCCAGGCGAACTCCGCCGTGTGGCACTGGCCCGCGGGCTGGCGCGCGTGGAAGCCGGAGCCACCCTGTTGCTGCTCGACGAGCCCACCGCCCACCTGGACCACTACTCCGCCAGCGTGGTGCGGAACGCCATCGAATCACTCCGCGGCTCGGTCACGGTGATCCTGGTGGCCCACGACGCCGCCACCCGGGCGCTCGCCGACCACCTGGTGCCCGTGGGGCGCAAGCACCCGTACCCGGCACCACCGATGGGGGAGGGCGCCGTACTCCCCGCCGGGGGCCACGCGGAAGCTAGCCCTGCGAATAACTCCGCAGGCCAGGACGGCCTCGTGCCGGCCGCGCACCGGTCCGGAAGCCTTCAACGCCTGCTCGGCGTCCTGAAACCCGTCCGTTGGAAGTTCGCCGCCGCCGGTGTCGTCGCAGTCCTGGCCGCCTTGTTCGCCGTGGCACTGTCCGGGCTGTCCGGATGGCTGATCATCAGGGCCAGCGAGCAGCCGCCCATCCTCTACCTGCTCGGGGCGATAGTGGGTGTCAGGTTTTTCGGTATTGGAAGGGCAGTCCTGCGGTACTGCGAGCGCCTGCTGACTCACGACGCCGTGTTCGCTGCCATGTCCCGCCTCCGGGGCGCCCTCTGGGCAACACTGAGCCGGAGGGCACTCTCCCTTCGTCGGCTCCTCCAAGGCGGCAACGTGTTGGGGGCCATCGTGGACGACGTCGACACCCTACGCGACCTCCTGCCTCGCGTTGCACTGCCTCCGGCCACCGCAGCAGGAGTCAGCGGAGCTGCCATCATCGCCACCACCCTCGTCATGCCCGCAGCAGTGCCCGCCGTGGTGCTGGTGTCAGTCATCGGCCTGGCCCTTGCGCCGCTCCTTGCCGTCCTGGCCGACAGGAACGCCGCAAAATCAGAACAGCAGGTGCGCTCCGTGGTGCTGAAAGGTGTCGCTGCGGCACTGGACGCACGGGCTGACCTGGCTGGCAACGGAGTGGGGGAGCCCGTGCTCCAGGACCTCCGCAGCAAGGACCGCGCGGCCACCGTCTCCGCCCAGCGCTCGGCATGGGCCGAAGGGCTCGGGCAAGCTGTGATCGTCCTGGCGTGCTCGCTGGCAGCCCTGTGGGCGGGTGTCCTCAGTGCTCCCTCGGTAGCCAACGGCTCCGCAGCACCCGAACTCGTAGCCGTGATCGTCCTCATGCTGCTGGCGCTGGTGGAACCCTTCGGGGGCATCGTGTCCGCCGTGCGCCAAGCCCCCGCGCTCGCAGCCGTCCTGCGCCGGTTGGCTGCTTCCGGAGCCTTGGACGCCGCGACCGCTTCGGAAGACCCCGGCGGCGGCCCCCGGCCGCTTCCTGACCGCGCCGGCAACGCGGGACTGGAGTTGAGGGGAGCTGCCGCGGCATGGCCTGGAGGTCCGAACGTGTTCGCTGGCCTCACGGCGGAAGCAGGACCCGGCCGCTGGCTCTCCGTCACAGGACCTTCCGGCGCAGGAAAATCCACGTTCCTGTCGGTACTGCTGGGCTTCCTCCCATTGACGCAGGGAACAGCGAAACTGACGGGCACGGCAGCGTGGTGCCCGCAGGAGGCGCACCTCTTCGACTCCACCATCCGTGGGAACCTCCTGCTTAGCCGGCCCGCGGCGGCCAAACCCACTGAGGCGGACATGCACAAGGCGCTGGCGGACGTCGGACTGGACGTCTTGGTGGAGTCATTGCCGGGCGGGCTCGACGCCCGGATTGGACCTGGCGGGTCCTTCCTCAGCGGCGGGGAACGGCAGCGGCTCGCGATGGCCAGGACTCTTCTCACCGGTGCCTCCATTTTGCTTCTGGACGAGCCCACCGCCCACTTGGATGCCGGCTCGGCCCGGGAAATGATGGCCATCCTCCGCAAGGGACTCAAGGACGTCACAGTGGTCCTTGTCACCCACAA